From a region of the Castanea sativa cultivar Marrone di Chiusa Pesio chromosome 10, ASM4071231v1 genome:
- the LOC142613680 gene encoding uncharacterized protein LOC142613680 — MGLLRKIAGFLGFSKDDNHESKDEDDDNNSNSEAQTHTHSNSNRSSAHFQETGLPRRGFSVPVQVSLERPHLGPLLSPCNTSDAAVQGLRWYTKALRIDEDGDVADEFLDEVLLESSTSTEDHQRSFPKFEVKYSTRPAKVKSLLLAPDGKIRQCVEHQGRLQWV, encoded by the exons ATGGGGTTGTTGAGGAAAATAGCGGGCTTCTTAGGGTTCTCTAAAGACGACAATCACGAATCCAAAGATGAAGACGACGATAACAACAGCAATTCCGAAGCTCAGACCCATACCCATAGCAATAGCAATCGGTCTTCTGCCCATTTCCAAGAAACGGGGCTTCCTCGTAGAGGCTTCAGTGTTCCCGTCCAGGTCTCGCTCGAGCGACCCCATCTTGGACCTCTCCTCTCTCCCTGCAATACCTCCGACGCCGCTGTTCag GGTCTGAGATGGTATACCAAGGCTCTTAGGATAGATGAAGATGGAGATGTAGCAGATGAGTTCCTTGATGAGGTCCTGCTGGAGTCATCAACCTCTACAGAAGATCATCAAAGGTCATTTCCAAAGTTTGAAGTAAAGTACAGTACCAGGCCTGCTAAAGTGAAGAGCTTGCTCTTGGCTCCTGATGGGAAAATTCGACAGTGTGTGGAGCACCAAGGTAGATTGCAGTGGGTATAG